In a single window of the Metopolophium dirhodum isolate CAU chromosome 2, ASM1992520v1, whole genome shotgun sequence genome:
- the LOC132939851 gene encoding LOW QUALITY PROTEIN: golgin subfamily A member 6-like protein 22 (The sequence of the model RefSeq protein was modified relative to this genomic sequence to represent the inferred CDS: deleted 1 base in 1 codon) produces the protein MQHVKPSAKGDPLCPLGFHPQVRWPTRCKRCFRDYKDHSNRNKDNGKSSLRKDDTTLSTPTLNNEATNESTSLKNMSSNITNNGKNYYNLDKGSGSSRKTTSWTSTPDLTTLSDSVTSQVENLEDDEQEIPEYTVRRRTNLSRKDSMDVHSPRNSYNGDIAQYTPVHMKSTPNDKNMYDDDEDTISLADSDTTTDTYATIINDEDLHDQVLHLKAELKLTKAKCEKAEREKSDVLLRRLASLDTTPTSRTTASELLKHQQKINDLKSTCESLGDEKRLLTQRVHELEAEINKNKNTKVKSDDAQLIRSKLIAAETKIEDLTEENNDLNKEIHNMEQEMRDNFREEQDNEFIMLRREFDQVSKNCRILAFKLKKAERRMEELDNEKVENDKKTKELIERLQSDLEKSKSNATQGDQKKRPMLGMIPKSASGERVSRESLTRGDSQEDPVQLQRDLQDSIEREADMREQLRFSEEEAKMLRNKVSRLEEDNESMVLQLKKMATKTSYRPTNIADRDEGISDVEDATELKLLLELSEQEITVLKRKIEEFEVEKDQLKAKVLEYQTKLTSKKTYKPISKPAQPKTKEVKADFDKQTKAIKQLEIKTMDLESQLKSERQQIENLKSIHKKEIINKEESIKKIQEQSTFEENKKMMDIQNEFEKKIKRIENELMMERKNYKDILNKYDILQKEQIDAKSKMTAEKEKLQCLLESRKKDTLKVELELKTLKDKYHNSIDLWNKEKLEMQKKLKDLEIAHSNDSWIKEKENMKKNLDEYLKETRALNKQCNQYTEQIEKLKKDNESLQRNLDDFEKVVKVQHSRSMETELLEKNLKDMKIKVYNEEQARKTEVAALKVRYDNRMSVLSEELKNSQFQTLRFKRERDSYKQILDSADSNHQKGNYKVQNNDNQKEEFYVLQQQVSCMEEQLSEARLECSRLKTELVSEKSAWEITKSEMTSSINKLEEERLLNSGRSKLTGLKARMELAWQKEREEQQRLLQETSTLARDLRQTLYEVERERDKDRLESKRRIDQLTKNIEVDQQENRKKTNEMQCDLMDLRDAHAKLRTINEKLRKEKDKIEQECESLRLCNVRLRTDPQLEVKINNLSQLIKSLTIMVNENYELTNKSLNSIIAPTPPARRKSSTSREASPDLNSNQTLNNNNNEQIKQLLNKVNELTKELVINTNQQDVRSKRAVFGVRSSSTENDFNDKPPIRGSLYRKSLSLEQNFGNTDQDIWKRDERSQSRNRLTKQPNSFDSQQSNSSSKSDIVSGEKTKKKGLFGKLKKLTKSSKSFDNDSDLSFKSSSSIYNIDVSSSKDSRGKLADVFKPSTLPNLKKRAMSPSIFRRSESSRTSPSPSVRSDEYEEIS, from the exons ATGCAACACGTTAAACCGTCCGCGAAAGGCGACCCGCTGTGTCCGCTCGGATTCCACCCGCAAGTCCGTTGGCCGACCAGATGCAAACGGTGTTTCAG AGACTATAAAGATCATTCTAACAGGAATAAGGATAATGGCAAGTCATCGCTTAGGAAAGATGATACTACACTATCGACTCCTACTTTAAATAACGA GGCAACAAACGAGTCAacaagtttgaaaaatatgtcatCAAACATAACAAACAAtggtaaaaactattataacttaGACAAAGGTAGTGGATCTAGTCGAAAGACTACATCATGGACATCGACGCCAGACTTGACAACACTTTCAGATAGTGTTACATCTCAAGTTGAAAATTTAGAAG atgACGAACAGGAAATTCCAGAATATACAGTTCGAAGAAGAACAAATCTTTCACGCAAGGATTCTATGGATGTACATAGCCCAAGAAATAGTTACAATGGAGATATCGCCCAATATACACCGGTGCAT atGAAATCAACgccaaatgataaaaatatgtacgaCGATGACGAAGATACTATTAGTTTGGCTGATTCTGATACTACGACTGATACCTATGCGACTATTATAAATGATGAAGATTTACAC GACCAAGTATTGCATTTAAAAGCTGAATTAAAATTGACCAAAGCAAAATGTGAGAAAGCTGAACGAGAAAAGAGTGATGTTTTATTAAGACGACTAGCGTCTTTGGATACAACTCCGACATCTCGTACAACAGCTTCtgaa ttgttgaagcaccaacaaaaaataaatgatttgaaGTCTACTTGTGAAAGTCTCGGCGATGAAAAGAGATTGCTTACACAACGTGTTCATGAGTTAGAAGCTGAGATCAATAAAAACAAGAATACTAAAGTGAAGTCAGACGATGCACAACTGATTCGTTCTAAGTTAATAGCTGCTGAAACTAAAATTGAGGATTTAACAGAagaaaacaatgatttaaataaagaaatacataatatggagCAAGAAATGAGAGATAATTTTCG TGAGGAGCAggataatgaatttattatgcTGAGAAGAGAATTTGACCAAGTTTCAAAGAATTGTAGAATTTtagcatttaaattaaaaaaagctgAGAGAAGAATGGAAGAGTTAGATAATGAAAAGGtcgaaaatgacaaaaaaactaaagag ttaATAGAACGATTACAAAGTGATTTAGAAAAATCTAAATCTAATGCAACACAAGGGGATCAGAAAAAAAGACCTATGCTGGGCATGATACCTAAGTCTGCATCAGGagaa agGGTTTCAAGAGAGTCGTTAACTCGAGGTGATTCCCAAGAAGATCCAGTTCAACTACAGAGGGATTTACAAGATTCAATTGAAAGAGAAGCAGATATGAGGGAGCAATTACGATTTTCTGAAGAAGAA GCTAAAATGTTGAGGAACAAAGTGAGTCGTTTAGAAGAAGATAATGAGTCAATGGTGTTGCAACTCAAGAAAATGGCCACAAAAACAA GTTATCGCCCTACAAATATTGCTGATAGAGATGAAGGAATTTCAGATGTTGAAGATGCAACAGAATTAAAATTACTTCTTGAGCTCAGTGaacaa GAAATTAcagtattaaaaagaaaaatagaagAATTTGAAGTAGAAAAGGATCAATTGAAAGCTAAAGTTTTAGaatatcaaacaaaattaacatccaaaaaaacttataaaccaATATCAAAACCAGCGCAACCCAAG actaAAGAGGTTAAAGCTGATTTTGATAAGCAAACAAAAGCTATTAAACAGTTGGAAATTAAAACAATGGATCTTGAAAGTCAACTTaag AGTGAGAGacaacaaattgaaaatttgaaatcaatacataaaaaagaaataataaacaaagaagaaagtataaaaaaaatacaagagcAATCaacttttgaagaaaataaaaaaatgatggatattcaaaatgaatttgaaaaaaaaataaaaa gAATAGAAAATGAATTGATGATGGAGCGAAAGAATTAcaaagacattttaaataaatatgacataTTGCAAAAAGAACAAATAGATGCTAAAAGTAAAATGACAGCAGAAAAAGAAAAACTACAATG TTTGTTAGAAAGTAGAAAAAAAGATACATTAAAAGTTGAACTGGAGTTA AAAACACTGAAAGATAAATACCACAATTCTATTGATTTATGgaataaagaaaaattagaaATGCAG AAAAAGTTAAAGGATCTAGAAATAGCGCATTCAAATGATTCATGGATAAAAGAGAAGGAAAATATGAAAAAGAATTTGgatgaatatttaaaagaaacaagggcattaaataaacaatgtaaTCAGTATACAGAACAGATAGAAAAACTTAAGAAAGAT aatgAGAGCTTACAACGAAATTTAGATGATTTTGAAAAGGTTGTTAAAGTCCAGCACAGTAGGTCAATGGAGACAGAactattagaaaaaaatctaaaagatatgaaaattaa GGTATACAACGAAGAACAAGCCAGAAAAACGGAAGTTGCTGCTTTAAAAGTACGCTATGACAATCGCATGTCAGTTCTTTCTGAAGAGTTAAAAAACAGTCAGTTTCAAACTCTTAGGTTCAAAAGAGAACGTGATTCGTATAAGCAAATATTGGATTCAGCAGATTCTAACCATCAAAAAGGAAATTATAAGGTGCAAAATAATGATAACCAG AAAGAAGAATTCTACGTCTTACAGCAACAAGTATCTTGTATGGAAGAACAACTTTCAGAAGCAAGACTTGAATGTTCAAGGTTAAAAACAGAACTGGTGTCAGAAAAATCAGCCTGGGAAATAACAAAATCAGAAATGACATCTTCTATTAATAAA TTGGAAGAAGAACGACTGTTGAATTCAGGAAGATCTAAATTAACAGGTTTGAAGGCTAGAATGGAGCTTGCATGGCAAAAAGAACGGGAAGAACAACAACGTCTTTTACAAGAGACATCAACGTTGGCTAGAGATCTAAGACAAACATTATatgaa GTTGAACGAGAGCGAGATAAAGATCGTTTAGAATCAAAAAGGCGTATAGATcaacttacaaaaaatattgaggtTGACCAACAAGAAAATAGGAAGAAAACTAACGAG atgcAATGTGATCTTATGGATTTACGAGATGCTCATGCAAAATTAAgaacaataaatgaaaaattaagaaaagaaaaagacAAAATAGAACAAGAATGTGAGTCATTAAGATTATGCAATGTTCGGCTAAGAACTGATCCTCAGCTTgaggttaaaattaataatttatcacagTTGATCAAAAGTTTAACTATAATGGTAAATGAAAACTATGAACTGACAAATAAATCTTTAAACTCGATAATTGCACCAACACCACCGGCTAGAAGAAAATCATCTACGTCTAGAGAAGCATCACCAGATTTAAATTCCAACCAAAcactaaataacaataataatgaacaaatcaaacaattattaaataaagttaatgAGTTGACTAAAGAATTAGTTATAAACACAAATCAACAAGATGTCAGATCAAAACGTGCAGTTTTTGGAGTCAG gtCGTCATCAACTGAAAACGATTTTAATGATAAGCCTCCAATAAGAGGTAGTTTGTACAGAAAAAGTCTTTCACTCGAACAAAATTTTGGGAATACTGATCAA gaTATATGGAAAAGAGATGAACGTAGTCAGTCAAGAAATAGACTTACTAAACAACCAAATAGTTTTGAcag tcaaCAGTCAAATAGTTCTTCCAAAAGTGATATTGTAAGCGGagaaaaaactaagaaaaaagGACTTTTTGGCAAGTTAAAGAAGTTAACTAAAAGTTCAAAAAGCTTTGATAATGATAGTGATTTG TCCTTTAAAAGCAGTTCCAGCATTTACAATATTGATGTATCTTCTAGTAAAGATTCCAGAGGGAAACTTGCTGATGTGTTTAAACCTTCAACATTacctaa ctTAAAAAAGAGAGCAATGTCTCCGTCAATATTTAGAAGATCAGAAAGTTCAAGGACATCTCCATCACCATCAGTACGTTCAGATGAATACGAAGAAATCTCTtag